In Candidatus Nanopelagicales bacterium, a genomic segment contains:
- a CDS encoding MFS transporter, with protein sequence MDATRKDPRRWWALSAMSLAVFLVAVDGTVLSLATPSIVADLKPTASQVLWIGDIYSFVLAGLLITMGNLGDRFGRKLLLMVGGTLFALISIVAAYSATAEMLILSRALLGVAGATLMPSTLALMRSTFTDDTERSFAIGVWSAMGAAGAAAGPLFGGALLQHFWWGAVFLVNVPIMALVLIIGLPTLRESRDPAPGPLDGLSVALSMVGILGLVYAIKEMAIRGFEVQYLVAGLIGAVALTWFIQRQRRLEHPLVDVRLFASGPFTGAVLGMLLSVFGLAGALFFFSQYLQFIKGLEPLQAGLFELPATLAALVAALLAGNIMRRFGRGPATAVGLLAIGLGMAAIAFVLDSEEYLVFAVPLILIGAGDGVALTIASDTVLAVAPKDRAGAASGVSETGYELGTALGIALLGSVLTAVYQGTLTLPVGVPPDVGVAAAESPGEGFQAMAELPADVAASLTEAIHVAFTQALQVTTWVGAGVLIFGAVVTWRLLPGRKEAVNELVSH encoded by the coding sequence ATGGACGCGACGCGCAAGGACCCCCGGCGCTGGTGGGCACTGTCGGCCATGTCGCTCGCGGTCTTCCTGGTCGCCGTCGATGGCACGGTCCTGAGTCTGGCCACCCCGAGCATCGTGGCGGATCTCAAGCCCACGGCCTCCCAGGTGCTGTGGATCGGAGACATCTACTCCTTCGTGCTGGCCGGCCTGCTGATCACCATGGGCAACCTCGGCGACCGCTTCGGCCGCAAGTTGCTGTTGATGGTGGGCGGCACCCTGTTCGCGCTGATCTCCATCGTCGCCGCGTACTCAGCCACAGCGGAGATGCTCATCCTGAGCCGTGCGCTGCTCGGCGTGGCCGGGGCGACGTTGATGCCCTCGACGCTCGCCCTGATGCGGTCCACCTTCACCGACGACACCGAGCGCAGCTTCGCGATCGGGGTGTGGAGCGCGATGGGGGCAGCGGGCGCTGCGGCCGGCCCGTTGTTCGGCGGCGCGCTGCTGCAGCACTTCTGGTGGGGCGCGGTGTTCCTCGTGAATGTGCCGATCATGGCGTTGGTGCTCATCATCGGGTTGCCCACCCTGCGGGAGTCGCGCGACCCGGCTCCCGGCCCACTCGACGGGCTGTCGGTCGCGTTGTCGATGGTGGGGATCCTCGGCCTGGTCTACGCGATCAAGGAGATGGCGATCCGTGGGTTCGAGGTGCAGTACCTGGTTGCGGGCCTGATCGGCGCGGTGGCGCTGACCTGGTTCATCCAGCGGCAACGACGTCTTGAGCATCCGTTGGTGGATGTGCGCCTGTTCGCCTCCGGTCCGTTCACAGGCGCGGTTCTCGGCATGCTGCTGTCGGTGTTCGGGCTGGCCGGCGCGCTGTTCTTCTTCTCGCAGTACCTGCAGTTCATCAAGGGGCTCGAACCGCTGCAGGCGGGGCTGTTCGAACTGCCCGCCACGCTGGCTGCGCTGGTGGCGGCCCTGCTGGCCGGGAACATCATGCGCCGTTTCGGCCGGGGTCCCGCGACGGCCGTCGGGTTGCTCGCCATCGGTCTGGGGATGGCGGCGATCGCCTTCGTCCTCGACTCCGAGGAATACCTCGTGTTCGCCGTGCCGCTGATCCTCATCGGTGCCGGCGACGGGGTGGCGTTGACGATCGCGTCGGACACCGTGCTGGCCGTCGCGCCGAAGGACCGGGCCGGTGCGGCGTCGGGGGTGTCCGAGACCGGCTACGAACTCGGTACCGCGCTGGGCATCGCCCTGCTGGGCAGCGTGCTCACCGCGGTCTACCAGGGGACGCTGACACTCCCGGTGGGGGTTCCGCCGGACGTCGGTGTCGCCGCCGCGGAGTCACCTGGGGAGGGTTTCCAGGCGATGGCCGAACTCCCGGCAGATGTCGCGGCGTCCTTGACCGAGGCGATCCATGTAGCGTTCACCCAAGCCCTGCAGGTGACCACGTGGGTCGGCGCGGGTGTGCTGATCTTCGGCGCCGTCGTCACGTGGCGGTTGCTGCCCGGGCGCAAGGAAGCCGTCAACGAATTGGTGTCGCATTGA
- a CDS encoding exonuclease domain-containing protein, whose protein sequence is MGIRIPELSTTFHGITDEMVVDAEGPAEVVSQFATYAADSVLVAHHTGFDFGFLRPAAESAGIHLEPLALDTMLLSAVLETHPEARHGLDYVCERYGVEVFGRHTALGDALATAEVLVRMIPQLAERGIVTLGEARDAMVRTELAKRIEAGA, encoded by the coding sequence CTGGGCATCCGCATCCCAGAACTGTCCACGACTTTCCACGGGATCACCGACGAAATGGTGGTCGACGCCGAGGGTCCGGCCGAGGTGGTGTCGCAGTTCGCGACGTACGCCGCCGATTCCGTACTGGTCGCCCACCACACAGGATTCGACTTCGGCTTTCTGCGCCCCGCGGCGGAATCCGCGGGGATCCACTTGGAGCCCCTGGCGCTGGACACCATGCTGCTGTCGGCGGTGCTAGAGACCCATCCGGAAGCACGGCACGGTCTGGACTACGTCTGTGAGCGCTACGGCGTCGAAGTATTCGGCAGGCACACCGCACTCGGCGACGCACTGGCCACCGCGGAGGTCCTGGTGCGCATGATTCCGCAGTTGGCCGAGCGTGGGATCGTCACGTTGGGCGAGGCACGAGACGCCATGGTCCGCACCGAGCTGGCCAAGCGGATCGAGGCCGGCGCCTGA
- a CDS encoding carbonic anhydrase, with the protein MIEITWQYDPDSEAVERVPASGQDAMLMLHMGNSAFAEMGQARGDHRYVIPITAEELGLGDRPGEAPAQEPMAVVLGCADARVPLELVFSQSANDLFAVRVAGNILGSDCVGSIDYAVTHLPSVRLLAVVGHTGCGAVQAAVDAYVAPNTYLGLSANLPLRRIVDTIVPAVHGADVGLRSHYGADVILRPGYRKALVDAAVVVNAAIAADAMQRIFAEHLGERLGAAFGVYDLASRLVGLPDLHLDWRHGLFPPPPEEQMPGFVDAVVRSLHIRALLG; encoded by the coding sequence TTGATCGAGATCACGTGGCAGTACGATCCTGACTCCGAGGCCGTCGAGCGCGTCCCGGCGTCGGGGCAGGACGCCATGCTCATGCTGCACATGGGCAACTCCGCGTTCGCGGAGATGGGACAGGCTCGAGGAGACCACCGGTACGTCATTCCGATCACCGCGGAGGAGCTCGGGCTGGGAGATCGCCCGGGTGAGGCGCCTGCCCAGGAACCGATGGCGGTTGTGCTCGGGTGTGCGGATGCCCGCGTCCCGCTGGAACTGGTCTTCTCGCAGTCGGCCAACGACCTGTTCGCGGTCCGGGTGGCCGGCAACATCCTCGGCTCCGACTGTGTCGGGAGCATCGACTACGCGGTCACCCACCTGCCGAGCGTGCGCTTGCTCGCGGTGGTCGGCCACACGGGCTGCGGGGCCGTCCAGGCCGCCGTCGACGCGTACGTTGCCCCCAACACCTACCTCGGGCTGTCGGCGAACCTTCCGTTGCGACGGATCGTGGACACGATCGTGCCTGCCGTGCACGGTGCCGATGTGGGCCTGCGCAGCCATTACGGCGCGGACGTGATTCTGCGACCGGGCTACCGCAAGGCGCTGGTGGATGCGGCGGTGGTCGTCAACGCCGCGATCGCCGCCGATGCGATGCAGCGGATCTTCGCCGAACATCTGGGGGAGCGACTCGGCGCTGCGTTCGGCGTGTACGACCTCGCGAGCCGACTCGTGGGACTACCGGACCTACATCTCGACTGGCGTCACGGGTTGTTCCCGCCGCCGCCCGAGGAGCAGATGCCGGGGTTCGTCGACGCGGTGGTCCGCTCGCTGCACATCCGGGCGCTCTTGGGCTGA
- a CDS encoding class III extradiol ring-cleavage dioxygenase codes for MQIAYENRLPTLLRREAARTAWREGDPALPALYIGHGAPPLFEDALWIEQLSQWADALPVPKGILIVSAHWEAAPLSLSAVATREVVYDFGGFHPRYYQMRYDTPAGEALAGDVLSALPDGWPVHQHASRGLDHGAWVPLKVMYPGATIPVLQLSLPSQKPEDLLRLGQALKSLRERGILVIGSGFMTHGLPFLTPDMFYGNAVPGWSREFDHWAADALARRDLDELAGFRDNAPGLPYAHPTVEHFTPLFVTLGAADGPIETPIEGYAFGLSKRSLQVA; via the coding sequence GTGCAGATCGCCTACGAGAACCGTCTTCCGACTCTGCTGCGCCGAGAAGCTGCGCGCACGGCCTGGCGGGAGGGTGATCCAGCACTACCGGCCCTGTACATCGGACACGGGGCGCCACCGTTGTTCGAGGATGCGCTGTGGATCGAGCAACTGTCACAATGGGCCGACGCCCTACCCGTTCCCAAGGGCATCCTCATCGTGTCCGCGCATTGGGAGGCCGCTCCCCTGAGTCTGAGCGCCGTCGCAACGCGCGAGGTTGTCTACGATTTCGGCGGGTTCCACCCGCGTTACTACCAGATGCGCTACGACACCCCGGCCGGCGAGGCGTTGGCCGGGGACGTGCTGTCCGCGCTACCCGACGGCTGGCCCGTTCACCAGCACGCCAGCCGTGGACTCGATCACGGAGCGTGGGTGCCCTTGAAGGTGATGTACCCCGGCGCGACGATCCCGGTCCTGCAACTGTCCCTGCCAAGCCAGAAGCCTGAGGATCTTCTGCGGCTCGGCCAGGCTCTGAAGTCGCTGCGAGAGCGCGGCATCCTTGTGATCGGGTCGGGGTTCATGACGCACGGTCTGCCGTTCCTGACCCCGGACATGTTCTACGGCAATGCCGTCCCAGGATGGTCCCGGGAGTTCGACCATTGGGCGGCGGACGCGCTCGCGCGCCGCGACCTCGACGAACTCGCAGGCTTTCGCGACAACGCGCCGGGGTTGCCTTACGCCCACCCGACGGTCGAGCACTTCACACCGCTGTTCGTGACGCTGGGGGCAGCAGACGGTCCCATCGAGACCCCGATCGAGGGATATGCCTTCGGGTTGTCCAAGCGCAGCCTGCAGGTGGCCTGA